Proteins from a genomic interval of Phlebotomus papatasi isolate M1 chromosome 3, Ppap_2.1, whole genome shotgun sequence:
- the LOC129808020 gene encoding protein brunelleschi, with translation MRSSVSYMLSQGSGEPIMSHPDYEQNAHHHGALLVLVRGIGPAKPRSLQKVFERIQRVNTVRIADSAGNPRDIWVRYIRDHPVENNDWGDFQTHRRLLGLITVGKFDTQTELNELCRIHESLKVKYTSTLYDSRCLLFGPNSVDQTILSEDDTRSTESDSGSNKENTEENISATNGKISSGSPMTSKKLQEIFNPPPNFKSRAFFYPENDLCANLEAAMSEFIGALFWVLESKRLERSREKIDKVALLLAPFEKRDFVGLDLESRNNRKRCMGRVTKNLADLTLQAGLVAESLTLFHAASETLRAISDSLWLGAANEGLCAASAILLYPQMRQPQPLQRNASLQEAGSPQRRVASKSTSKKATGIVQSNVEADSGVVKSTCSSLSSSSSESSTSSLTSSLSPGVTTGSSSSVSSIVAPPGSMEDSPVAPFPPNILSPEDITTRYRDAIINYSKYRHAGIIETEAALKAARICIEQGQNLDVSMFLQNVLYINLNMSEQERVQRFETLSGLYEKIGYHRKAAFCQRLAAWRHVAASNANPDFGASYRLMLDSFPGHKMSLDPLEMLTQNSGWKCLQVDLLQQLVVAAKKMDNAAVAVRHLTYMIQTMWPHLSPTDQNDVATHLQNLAAQCEGAPVPLVLDSGRVLPPANLTDLPFCCHLQVRELPAPLKPHKIATNKVDSGPFLFTPIHFTSASGSGQQRGSAGGGSGSSGSTSTQPIQWVQHDVGEVTLKLKNPLPGELHVCDMRLLSTGIVLESRPQTISLVASPAATSVTLQGTPLEVGTLEILGYSTHTLGVKSNCRLRDMKRSRQNLPASVTVEVIPALPTLSVTTSMPEKGITLYNGEEAEVLVTLTNTSTVPIEFLEGAIHSQLDSTTQGRIFHWVTSEEMTKVLPIAPQSSACFTLKIFGDADFLGPVNLSLLSAGAGMSPAQVAHEGPQSLSVGSTSLMTVTSGGPSNHSRVSSPTHRRNTELTSSFRSSHSGHSSLATVSLNTATMGTGTRHLEGQLRLRFSGGAGFQEGFCRQVSAAVPLELLPSAHITNWDVLPAEIPSQFYLVLDVVNVTGQEMALQYTEQKNIVIEAKESCRIPVPVERCPLEKIQAGLPNESGSMVSGHEVDQIEKICSRHIADQVDLRWSLVGTETKGLASLKGITLSPGMLDLVTVAPLQWEISVDREKVTSTAEISKMTGECVTLGVSIINLSPQPLHRLIISIQFYQDYQNGMHNYRLETRIIMSGPNEILIPFLGRSERASHECSVIFFTPGRFKADIQCSAQNSQMVSISSHAAESTSSAGAGSSVGAHTVNTTGSLSGHRSSSDAHIWRFTPPIEVTVVE, from the exons ATGAGATCTTCCGTGAGCTATATGCTGTCGCAGGGGTCTGGTGAGCCGATAATGTCGCATCCGGACTACGAGCAGAACGCCCATCATCATGGGGCGCTTCTAGTTCTTGTGCGTGGCATTGGGCCAGCCAAACCGCGCTCCCTCCAGAAAGTCTTTGAGCGCATCCAGCGAGTAAACACG GTGAGGATTGCGGATTCAGCTGGCAATCCTCGGGATATCTGGGTGCGCTACATACGGGATCATCCTGTGGAGAACAATGATTGGGGTGATTTTCAGACACACCGAAGACTTCTGGGACTGATAACTGTGGGCAAATTTGACACTCAGACAGAACTCAATGAGCTCTGTCGTATCCATGAATCCCTCAAAGTCAAGTACACATCCACTCTGTACGATTCACGGTGTCTCCTCTTTGGGCCCAATTCTGTGGACCAGACAATCCTCTCGGAGGATGACACCAGGTCCACAGAAAGTGATTCGGGCAGCAACAAAGAGAACACTGAAGAGAATATTTCAGCGACAAATGGAAAGATTTCATCAGGAAGTCCCATGACAAGCAAGAAACTCCAGGAAATCTTCAATCCACCTCCAAATTTCAAGAGCAGGGCCTTTTTCTACCCAGAAAATGATCTCTGTGCCAATCTCGAAGCGGCCATGAGTGAATTCATTGGGGCCCTCTTTTGGGTTCTGGAGTCAAAGAGACTGGAGAGATCTCGGGAAAAAATTGACAAGGTGGCATTGCTGCTGGCGCCCTTCGAGAAGAGAGACTTTGTGG GCCTTGACCTGGAATCCCGGAATAATCGGAAGCGATGCATGGGACGTGTGACGAAGAACCTGGCCGACCTGACGCTGCAGGCTGGCTTGGTGGCGGAATCCCTGACACTTTTTCATGCCGCCAGTGAGACTCTGCGTGCCATAAGTGATTCACTGTGGCTTGGGGCAGCCAATGAGGGTTTATGTGCAGCCTCAGCAATTCTGCTCTATCCCCAAATGCGGCAGCCACAGCCACTTCAACGAAATGCTAGTCTCCAGGAGGCGGGATCTCCGCAACGTCGCGTAGCGTCAAAATCGACGTCCAAGAAGGCGACAGGGATTGTGCAATCGAATGTAGAGGCTGACAGTGGAGTTGTTAAGTCTACTTGTTCCTCCCTGTCTTCGTCATCGTCAGAATCCTCAACTTCATCACTGACTTCGAGTCTGTCACCGGGAGTGACTACGGGAAGTTCCTCGAGTGTCTCAAGTATTGTTGCACCCCCGGGGTCAATGGAGGATTCTCCAGTTGCACCCTTTCCGCCCAATATTCTCTCTCCAGAAGATATTACGACCAGGTACAGAGATGCCATCATCAACTACAGCAAGTATCGACATGCTGGGATCATTGAGACGGAGGCAGCACTCAAAGCGGCCAGGATTTGCATTGAGCAAGGTCAAAATCTCGATGTATCCATGTTTCTGCAGAATGTCCTGTACATAAATCTCAATATGAGCGAGCAGGAACGTGTTCAGAGATTTGAAACTCTGTCTGGTCTCTATGAAAAAATTGGGTATCATCGGAAAGCTGCTTTCTGTCAGAGATTGGCTGCCTGGAGGCATGTGGCTGCCAGCAATGCTAATCCTGACTTTGGAGCAAGCTATCGATTGATGCTGGACAGTTTTCCAGGGCACAAAATGTCTCTGGATCCTCTGGAGATGCTCACGCAGAATTCAGGATGGAAGTGTCTGCAAGTTGATTTACTACAGCAACTTGTGGTAGCTGCCAAGAAGATGGACAATGCCGCTGTGGCTGTTCGCCATCTGACGTACATGATTCAAACCATGTGGCCACATCTAAGTCCAACTGATCAAAATGACGTGGCTACGCATCTCCAGAATCTCGCTGCTCAGTGCGAAGGAGCTCCTGTGCCACTGGTCTTGGATTCTGGACGAGTTTTGCCGCCTGCCAATCTTACGGATTTGCCCTTTTGTTGCCATTTGCAAGTCCGGGAACTTCCAGCACCGCTCAAGCCTCACAAAATAGCCACAAATAAG GTCGATTCTGGTCCATTCCTCTTCACTCCCATCCACTTCACTTCAGCCTCTGGCAGTGGTCAACAGCGAGGTAGCGCTGGCGGAGGATCTGGCAGTTCTGGAAGCACTTCTACACAGCCCATTCAATGGGTGCAGCATGATGTGGGCGAAGTGACACTGAAACTGAAGAATCCTCTTCCAGGAGAACTTCATGTGTGCGATATGCGTCTCTTGAGTACGGGAATTGTCCTAGAATCGCGTCCTCAGACAATATCTCTTGTAGCGAGTCCTGCTGCAACTTCAGTCACTCTCCAGGGAACGCCACTGGAAGTGGGAACGTTAGAGATTCTAGGCTATAGCACTCACACTTTGGGCGTGAAGAGCAATTGTCGATTGAGAGATATGAAGCGAAGCCGACAGAATTTACCGGCTTCAGTGACAGTTGAGGTGATTCCGGCTCTGCCAACGCTCTCAGTGACCACTTCGATGCCAGAGAAGGGGATCACGCTGTACAATGGGGAGGAGGCTGAGGTTCTGGTAACTCTGACAAATACCAGTACTGTGCCCATTGAATTCCTCGAGGGTGCCATTCACTCTCAGCTCGACTCAACGACACAGGGCAGAATTTTCCATTGGGTGACTTCGGAGGAGATGACAAAAGTTTTGCCAATTGCTCCTCAGAGCAGTGCGTGTTTTACCCTGAAAATCTTTGGTGATGCTGATTTTCTGGGTCCTGTAAATTTGTCTCTATTGTCTGCTGGAGCTGGAATGTCACCGGCTCAGGTGGCACATGAAGGACCTCAGAGTCTCAGTGTGGGATCCACTAGTTTGATGACAGTAACTTCTGGAGGACCCAGCAATCACAGTCGTGTCAGTTCTCCGACGCACAGACGTAACACTGAATTGACATCGAGTTTCCGGAGTTCACATTCAGGACATTCCTCTCTGGCAACAGTGAGTCTCAATACGGCCACAATGGGAACGGGCACAAGGCATCTGGAGGGTCAGCTGAGATTGAGATTCTCAGGAGGAGCAGGATTTCAG GAGGGATTCTGTCGTCAAGTATCTGCAGCTGTGCCCCTTGAACTCCTTCCGAGTGCTCACATCACAAATTGGGATGTTCTTCCGGCAGAAATTCCTTCTCAATTCTATCTTGTTCTGGACGTTGTTAATGTGACTGGGCAAGAGATGGCGCTGCAGTATACGGAACAAAAGAACATCGTGATTGAGGCAAAGGAAAGCTGCAGGATTCCAGTTCCAGTGGAACGGTGTCCATTGGAGAAAATCCAAGCTGGACTACCCAATGAGTCGGGCAGTATGGTCAGTGGCCATGAGGTGGATCAGATTGAGAAGATCTGCTCGAGGCACATTGCTGACCAAGTGGATTTGCGATGGAGTCTTGTGGGGACGGAAACAAAGGGTTTGGCTTCACTCAAAGGGATCACTCTGTCTCCGGGTATGCTGGATCTGGTCACAGTGGCTCCTCTGCAATGGG AAATTTCGGTTGATCGGGAGAAAGTGACGAGTACGGCGGAGATTTCCAAGATGACGGGAGAATGTGTGACTCTTGGTGTGTCTATAATCAATCTCTCACCTCAACCATTGCACAGACTCATCATCTCAATCCAGTTCTACCAAGATTATCAGAATGGGATGCACAATTATCGGCTTGAGACGAGAATTATTATGTCAGGACCCAATGA AATACTCATACCCTTCCTGGGGCGCAGCGAGAGAGCCTCTCATGAGTGCTCAGTGATATTTTTTACTCCGGGACGCTTTAAAGCGGATATTCAGTGCAGTGCTCAGAATTCTCAGATGGTCTCAATCTCCAGTCATGCCGCAGAGTCCACTTCGAGTGCTGGAGCTGGATCATCTGTGGGAGCTCATACAGTAAATACAACCGGGAGTTTGTCCGGACACAGAAGTTCATCAGATGCTCACATCTGGCGCTTCACTCCACCCATTGAGGTCACAGTTGTTGAATGA